The Brachyspira aalborgi genome has a segment encoding these proteins:
- the htpG gene encoding molecular chaperone HtpG, with protein MAEKQILNFEAETKQILNLMVHSIYTHKEIFLRELISNASDALDKARFESITKSDKYTGMDNLRIKIEIDEQNRILTIKDNGIGMTKEDVIQNIGSIARSGTKAFLEKIKQEAENKKESGIDLIGQFGVGFYSAFMVADNIIIETKNVESDKGVKWESSGDGSYSIEDIDKADRGTNIILKLKPKNENEENEEDYSNRYTLERLIQKYSNYVHYPIIMDMPIPKKDEKEIQQYEEKTINSMISIWQKNKSDVKTEEYNEFYKEHFHDYAEPFDIIHTKAEGTLEYTALLFIPSKAPFNFLYPNFERGLELYSKNVFIMDKCKELIPEYLKFVRGLVDSQDFSLNISREILQHTAQLKRIASNIEKKILETLENILKNDRKKYEEFFKEFGESIKIGIYSDFTKKEKLSNLLLFQSSEMSENEYTTLAEYKARMKEGQEFIYYAAGKDKASIEKLPHMEGMKDKGFEVLYFTDRVDEFMVGIMRDYEEIKLHSILQADNEKTDKDFSKEENKEVKDILKAVKEILGDNKVADVRESDRLKESLVCLVNKEDSISFNMAKVLAETGNNMFGMKAERVLEINTSHEVFKAMEKEYQTNKKSDLFKEYSELLYDEACILENLPLEDTKLFASRMSKLMLKL; from the coding sequence ATGGCAGAAAAACAAATACTTAATTTTGAAGCCGAAACTAAACAAATTTTAAATTTAATGGTTCATTCTATTTATACTCATAAAGAGATATTTTTAAGAGAACTTATTTCAAACGCGAGCGACGCTTTGGATAAGGCGAGATTTGAATCCATAACTAAAAGCGATAAATATACGGGAATGGATAATTTGAGAATAAAAATAGAAATAGACGAACAAAATAGAATTCTAACGATAAAAGACAATGGAATTGGTATGACAAAAGAAGATGTTATACAAAATATTGGCTCTATCGCAAGAAGCGGAACTAAAGCTTTTTTAGAGAAAATTAAACAAGAAGCGGAAAATAAAAAAGAAAGCGGAATCGATTTAATCGGACAATTTGGAGTAGGTTTTTATTCGGCTTTTATGGTTGCGGATAATATTATAATAGAAACTAAAAATGTAGAATCCGACAAAGGCGTTAAATGGGAAAGCTCGGGAGACGGTTCTTATTCTATAGAAGATATTGATAAAGCGGATAGAGGAACTAATATAATATTGAAATTAAAACCTAAAAATGAAAATGAAGAAAACGAAGAAGATTATTCAAATAGATATACTTTAGAAAGATTGATTCAAAAATATTCAAATTATGTTCATTATCCGATTATTATGGATATGCCGATTCCTAAAAAAGATGAAAAAGAGATTCAGCAATACGAAGAGAAAACTATAAACTCAATGATTAGCATTTGGCAGAAAAATAAAAGCGATGTCAAAACAGAAGAATATAACGAATTTTATAAAGAACATTTTCATGATTACGCCGAACCTTTCGATATTATTCATACTAAAGCGGAAGGAACTTTGGAATATACGGCTTTACTTTTTATTCCTTCAAAAGCTCCTTTCAATTTTTTGTATCCTAATTTTGAAAGAGGTTTAGAATTATATTCAAAAAATGTTTTTATAATGGATAAATGCAAAGAATTGATTCCCGAATATTTAAAATTTGTTCGAGGCTTGGTTGATTCTCAAGATTTTTCGCTTAATATTTCGAGAGAGATTTTACAACATACGGCTCAATTAAAAAGAATCGCTTCAAATATCGAAAAGAAAATTTTGGAAACTTTGGAAAATATTTTAAAAAACGACAGAAAAAAATACGAAGAGTTTTTTAAAGAATTTGGAGAGTCGATAAAAATAGGAATTTATAGCGATTTCACTAAAAAAGAAAAATTATCAAATCTTTTATTATTTCAATCTTCAGAAATGTCGGAAAACGAATATACGACTTTAGCGGAATATAAAGCGAGAATGAAAGAAGGACAAGAATTTATTTATTATGCGGCGGGAAAAGATAAAGCCTCTATAGAAAAACTTCCTCACATGGAAGGCATGAAAGATAAAGGTTTTGAAGTTCTTTATTTTACCGATAGAGTTGACGAGTTTATGGTTGGAATAATGAGAGATTATGAAGAAATAAAACTTCATTCTATACTTCAAGCCGACAATGAAAAAACGGATAAAGATTTTTCAAAAGAAGAAAATAAAGAAGTGAAAGATATACTTAAAGCCGTTAAAGAAATTTTGGGCGATAATAAAGTGGCGGATGTTAGAGAAAGCGACAGATTAAAAGAAAGTTTGGTTTGTCTTGTAAATAAAGAAGATTCGATTAGTTTTAATATGGCTAAAGTTCTTGCCGAAACGGGAAACAATATGTTTGGCATGAAAGCGGAGCGAGTTTTAGAAATAAATACTTCGCATGAAGTTTTTAAAGCTATGGAAAAAGAATATCAAACAAATAAAAAATCGGATTTATTTAAAGAATATAGCGAGCTTTTATACGATGAAGCTTGCATACTTGAAAATCTGCCTTTGGAAGATACAAAACTTTTTGCTTCAAGAA
- a CDS encoding DUF1848 domain-containing protein: protein MMISASRRTDIPSTHCKWFLEKLKDKYVLVQNPFNKNKFYKVDLSKENVDIIVFWSKNPNIDFLEEVRNMGYKFYIHFTITAYDKNIEKNIPNKELLIKKFINISDRFKKDKIVWRYDPIILNKEFNSNYHIKNFSYISNALKNYTDECIFSFVQIYSKIKNVFKDINNDIEERKNLINDLKEIASRNNIILKNCSQSFDNIENSSCIDKNRIENILGYKIKENKDKGQRKLCNCIKSVDIGTYNTCPNGCIYCYANK, encoded by the coding sequence ATGATGATAAGCGCAAGCAGAAGAACCGATATACCATCGACTCATTGCAAATGGTTTTTAGAAAAATTAAAGGATAAATATGTTTTAGTTCAAAATCCTTTTAATAAAAATAAATTCTATAAAGTAGATTTGAGTAAAGAAAATGTAGATATAATAGTTTTTTGGAGCAAAAATCCGAATATAGATTTTTTGGAAGAAGTTAGAAATATGGGATATAAATTTTATATTCATTTCACTATCACGGCTTATGATAAAAATATAGAAAAAAATATTCCAAATAAAGAATTATTAATAAAAAAATTTATTAATATAAGCGATAGATTCAAAAAAGATAAAATAGTTTGGAGATACGACCCGATTATTTTAAATAAAGAATTTAATTCAAATTATCATATTAAAAATTTTTCTTATATTTCAAACGCTCTTAAAAATTATACGGACGAATGCATATTTAGTTTTGTTCAAATATATTCAAAAATAAAAAATGTATTTAAAGATATAAATAACGATATCGAAGAGCGTAAAAATTTAATTAACGATTTAAAAGAAATCGCTAGTAGAAATAATATAATATTAAAAAACTGTTCGCAGAGTTTTGATAATATAGAAAATTCTTCTTGCATAGATAAAAACAGAATAGAAAATATTTTAGGATATAAAATAAAAGAAAATAAAGATAAAGGGCAGAGAAAACTTTGCAATTGTATAAAAAGCGTAGATATAGGAACTTATAATACTTGCCCAAACGGATGCATATATTGTTATGCAAATAAATAA